The DNA segment TTGCCTTAGTATATTTTTAAGAACCTCTTTAAAACTAATATTTAACTCATCATTTACCTCAACTTGTTGTACTTGACGAAGTTTATACTCAACAGGATCTTCAACAGTAATAATCTTTTTATCCTCTTTGTTTATTCCTTTTATGATTGAATACAAAGTTGTACTTTTTCCACTTCCAGTTGGTCCTGTAATTAAAACCAATCCACTATTTAGTTTTTGAATATCTTCTATATTTTTGAGATGTTCTTGATTAAAACCTAACTCTCTTATATCTTTTAAAATGCTTTGATTATCTAAAACTCTAATAACAATTGATTCTCCATAAATAGTTGGCAAAGTTGAAACTCTAAAATCAAACTTCTTTTCATCTAAATAAAAAGAGAAACTTCCATCAAGTGGAACTCTGTTTTGAGTAATATCAAGCCTACACAACATTTTTATATAACTACTTAAAACCCTTTGTAAAGAGTTTTGAAATATATAAAAAACTTTTAATTTCCCATCAATTCTAAATCTTATTGATACTACACCCTCCATACTTTCTAAATGAATATCACTAACTCTTAAAGCGATTGCTTTTTCAATAAGATTTTTAAAAAAAGACTCTATATGATTTTGTTTGCTATTTTTATCAAGAATTGAAGCACTTGCCAAAGAGTAAAGTTTTGTTCTAAACTCCATATCACTTAGAAAAAAGAGTATCTGTTCTTTTGTTAACTCTTTAGTTCTTATTAGATTCAGAGTATTAAAACTACTATAATTTGACTCACTACAAAATAGGCATTTAATAAAAATACCCTCTTTGCTTAAAGGTACAATTAAACTATTTTGAAGCTCTTGAATATGAAATTTACTAATAAACTCATAATTTAATTCTAAATCTAGACTATTCATTTTCATACAACTTTAATACTAAATTTGAATATTTATTGCGCAAATGTACTTCATTAACTCCTATACTTTCAACTTTATAATTATCTATTCTCTCCTCTTGTTTTAACCAAGTCTCATTTATATAAGCATATTTACCCACAATTGCTTTTAATAAAAATTTATTATTGTTAGGAGATATGGACTCTAACTCAGCTTTTATATCAATTGGCTCTTTTTTATAAAATCTATCAAAAACAATTTTTACACTTAATAGATTTTTATCTATAGTAATTGAATCAATCTTTGAAAATGAGTTATACAGCTCCAAATATTTTATAAATTCAACTCTCTTTTTGAGATTTTCATATAAAACTATCTCAATATTATTGTCACTGTTTTTTATACTTTGAAGTGTTATAAAACTCTTTTTTGCATACTCTTCAATCTCTTTGGAGATCTCTATAAAACTCTTTTTCATTTTAATATTTTCTATTGTTAGTGGTTGAATATCTATCTTTTTTTCAAAAGAACTATTTTCACTGATAAAATAAGCTAATAAAAGTAGAAGTAAAAAAGGAAATAAGTAGAGTTCGATTTTTACTTTAGTTGACAAATTGTCAAAATCATCTTCTATATATCTTAATCTTTCCATTAGCTTGATACCTTTTACTATCTTCATCATAGTTAATATTTTCAACACTTTTGTAATCAATTTTTTTAAAAAATGCATAAATACTTTGTTTATTTAAAGTTGTTATCTCCAAAGCTAGAATTGACTCTTTTAGAACAATAGATAAAATATCAATATTCATCTCTTTTGCCACACTATATATATTTGCAACTTTTTTACTTATGCTATAAAATTTTGTATCATTTTGAAGTTTTGTAGTTGTATTGTGTATTGTTTTTAGATTTAACTCATATTTTTCATTTGAAAAATCATAAAGATAAAATATAGAGCCTAAAGTAAATAAATAAAGAAGATAGAGTTTTAATCCATATGAACGGAAGGGACGAATGAACTCCTTTAGATATCTTTTTTTATATTTAATATCCTCATTTTTTATTATAATTGGATTTTTAAATCTTAATGTATCAATCAAAATCTTTAAAAGTTTTTCTAAAACTTGAGTTTTATCTATCTTTTGAATATAGTAAAAACTTCCATTTTTGTAAGCTATTACATAATCTTCATCCAAAATTATCTCTTCTTTGTTAGTTGATTTATAATACAAAAACTTGGGAGTAGTCTCTTCAAAAACAATAACTTGATAAATATTTAATGGTTTTATATATGAGCAAAAGAGTTTTGAATTCTTATTAAATTTAAACTCTTTTAACTCAAGGTTAGTGATAATAAAGCTATTTAGATATCTCTTTTCAATCTCTTCATTTGAATCAATTTCAACTACTAAAATAATAAATACCTTATTTTGGTTTAATAATGTATTCTATTATTTTATTCTTTGTAAATATATTAAATATATAATATTTTATATTATTTTATAAATTTACGTCATATCCTAAATCTTTAAGTCCTTGCTTACTCTTTGTCCAACCCTTTTTTACAGAGACAAAAAGCTCTAAGTAGCATTTTCTACCAGTAAGTTTCTCTATTTTGATTCTGGCATCTTTTCCTATTCTTTTTAATGCTGTTGCACCTTTTCCTATTATCATCCCTTTTTGAGTACCTTTTTGAACAATAATTGTTGCTTTTATTACATCCAAATCATTTTTCTCTTCAACTTTATTTATTAAAACATCTGTTTCATAAGGAATCTCATCAGAGATATTCTCAAAAATAGACTCTCTAATAAACTCTTTAAAGATATCTCTTAAGTGTTCTGTTGTCAAAATCTCTGGATCATATAAATATGGATGTTCTGGAAGAAGTTTAACTACACTGTCAAGTATATGTGCATGGGTAGTCTGTTTTTTTATTGAAACTGGAATTACAGCTTCATATTCATTAGAATATTTTTCATACTCTTTCATTTTCTCTAAAACTTCATTATTTGTTACATTATCAATTTTTGTTAAAAGCAGAATATGTTTTATATCTTTTTTCTTTTTTTCTAAAAAACTCTCATAATGACTTAATTTATCTGTAATTGGTGCTAAAAATAAAATTAAATCACAATCACCCATTGCCTTTAGTGCTTCATCAAGCATAAATTGATTTAATAGTTTTTCAGTTTCATGAAGTCCTGGTGTATCAACAAAAATTATTTGATCATCATTATGCATTACAATTATATTTGATCTTTTTCTAGTTGCATTTGCTTTATGAGAAACCATTGCAATTTTTTCACCAACCAACCAATTTAGTAGTGAACTTTTACCTGCATTGGGTCTTCCTACGACTGAAACATATCCACATTTACTCATCTATTTCCTTCAAAAACATTTTAAGTAGATATTATATCAAAATGTAACTGCTTATCTTCTTCTAAAGCTTAAAGCCTCCATCAAATGTTCTCTCTGTATTTTTTCACTACTTTCCAAATCTGCAATTGTTCTTGAAACTTTTAAAATATTATTTATGCTTCTAAAAGAGAGATTCAAATTTTTTGTTGCTTTTTCTAGTATCTCTTTGTCCTCCTCTTTTACAAAACAAAATTTATTAATCTCTTCATCACTTAATTTACCATTTAGCTCTTTTTGTCCTCTTTGTATTTGCATTTTAAAAGCCTTTATAACACTTTCATGTATCTGCTTAGAACTCTGTTTTGCTTCATCTTTCATATTACTTTCACTCATTTGCACATGCAAATCTATTCTATCAAGAAAAGGTTCTGATAATCTACTTTTATATCTTTTTATCTCAAGTTCATTGCATCTGCAAGAATTATCTTTTGACATTGACATTCCACAAGGACAAGGATTCATGGCTCCCACAAATAAAAACTTGGTTTCATACCTTACCTTTGAATTTGCTCTACTAACTAAAAGTCTATTATCCTGTAAAGGTTCCCTTAGAGCTTCTAATATGGAAGAGCTAAAATGTGGCAACTCATCAAAGAATAGTAAGCCATTGTTTGCTAATGCAATCTCTCCTAAACTATTTCCACCTAAGATTGAGACCTTAGAGCTACTACAATGGGGAGAACGTCTTGCCCTTATTGGTTTAAAGTCTGGTTCTTTTAACTCCAAAGCTTGCATTTTTGCTATTTCCAATATCTCTTCTAAACTCATAGGTGCCATAATATATGGTAACCTTTTGGCTATCATTGTTTTTCCACAACCAGGACTTCCAACTAAAATTATATTGTGATTTCCAGCTGCTGCTATTTGAGCTGCTCTTTTTGCACTTTGCTGACCTTTTATATCGTTAAAATCCTCTAAATACTCATTCATATAGAAATAATCAATACCATTTATGGTAATTTTATTGTGAATAAAATTTTCCCTTTCGTACAAAAACCTACTTTTATCACTACTTTTAAAGAACTCTATTGCATCTTTCAAATTTTTTACTTTATAGATATTTATATTTGGAATCTTTGAAATTTTTTTTGCACTCTCTTCACACACAACAACATTTTTAATCTTATTTGTTTTTGTTAAAGATAAAATTATAGGAAAAATTGCACTACTATCTTTTATCTCCCCATTTAATGAGAGCTCACCAAAGATATGAAAATCTTTAAAACTTACACTCTTTTCATCATATAAGGAGATTAAAAGAGCAATTGGCAAATCAAAGTGGGTACCACTCTTTTTTATCTCACTAGGGGATAAATTAACTGTAATTTTTTTGGGTGGAAAATTAAACTCATTTGTTAGAAGTGCCGATTTAACACGGTCTTTTGACTCATTTATTGCAGTAGAGATCATCCCCACAATAGTAAAACTAGGAAGTCCTTTTGTGAAAGTTACTTCCACATTAACTTCACATGCCTCAATCTCATTTAAGGTTGCAGATTTAACAATTTTCATATTAACTTCTTATACTTTTTTAAAATTATATAAGAAATATAATTAATATTATTATTTAGTGTTGATTTTTATTGCAAAAAAAGGAAGTTATTTATTTGCTTTTAACTTCTTTTTCCACTCTTTTTCAAATTTTTTTCTTTTTATAATTGACAAATTTTCAATAAATAGGTGTCCTTCTAAGTGATCCATTTCATGTTGCCAAGCAACTGCTAAAAATCCTTCACACTCCATTTTCTGTTTTTCACCGTCTCTATTAAAATACTCAACAATTATATGTTCAGCTCTTTTAACTTCATCATTATAGCCAGGAACACTTAAGCACCCTTCTACAAAGACTTGTTCTCCATCTTTGTGAGTAATTACTGGATTAATTGCTTCAATTAATTCTGCTTTATCTTGAATATCCTCTTCATTAGGAATATTAATAACCAAAGCATTAAGGGGAACAGCAACTTGAATTGCAGCAAGTCCTACTCCACTTTGAGCAATCATTGTTTCATACATATCATCTAAAAGTGTGTGAAGTTCTTCATCGAACTTCTCCACATCTTTAGATTTTGTTCTAAGTAGTTTGTTTGGATATGTTATTACTTCTCTAATCATATTTATCTTTATTTATGACTTGTTATTACTTCATCAATCAGACCATAAGCTTTTGCTTGTTCAGCACTCATGAAGTTATCTCTATCTGTATCTTTTTCTAATACTTCCAAAGGTTGTCCAGTTTGCTCTGATAAAATATGATTCAAAGTATCTTTCATTCTTTGAATCTCTTTTGCTTGAATCTGAATATCTGTTGCTTGACCTTGAGCACCACCTAATGGTTGGTGAATCATAATTCTAGAGTTTGGTA comes from the Halarcobacter ebronensis genome and includes:
- a CDS encoding GspE/PulE family protein; this translates as MNSLDLELNYEFISKFHIQELQNSLIVPLSKEGIFIKCLFCSESNYSSFNTLNLIRTKELTKEQILFFLSDMEFRTKLYSLASASILDKNSKQNHIESFFKNLIEKAIALRVSDIHLESMEGVVSIRFRIDGKLKVFYIFQNSLQRVLSSYIKMLCRLDITQNRVPLDGSFSFYLDEKKFDFRVSTLPTIYGESIVIRVLDNQSILKDIRELGFNQEHLKNIEDIQKLNSGLVLITGPTGSGKSTTLYSIIKGINKEDKKIITVEDPVEYKLRQVQQVEVNDELNISFKEVLKNILRQDPDIILIGEIRDKNSLDIALQASLTGHLVFASIHANSAVETLSRLFELNSDKYLLSLTLKYIISQRLVLNICQTCKKQGCKICNYSGFYKRSCIAEILKIDEELSSLILKNDGVSAYLKSIEFKTIVEDGMKRVDSGITTLEEVYRVVNA
- the era gene encoding GTPase Era — its product is MSKCGYVSVVGRPNAGKSSLLNWLVGEKIAMVSHKANATRKRSNIIVMHNDDQIIFVDTPGLHETEKLLNQFMLDEALKAMGDCDLILFLAPITDKLSHYESFLEKKKKDIKHILLLTKIDNVTNNEVLEKMKEYEKYSNEYEAVIPVSIKKQTTHAHILDSVVKLLPEHPYLYDPEILTTEHLRDIFKEFIRESIFENISDEIPYETDVLINKVEEKNDLDVIKATIIVQKGTQKGMIIGKGATALKRIGKDARIKIEKLTGRKCYLELFVSVKKGWTKSKQGLKDLGYDVNL
- the def gene encoding peptide deformylase, with the protein product MIREVITYPNKLLRTKSKDVEKFDEELHTLLDDMYETMIAQSGVGLAAIQVAVPLNALVINIPNEEDIQDKAELIEAINPVITHKDGEQVFVEGCLSVPGYNDEVKRAEHIIVEYFNRDGEKQKMECEGFLAVAWQHEMDHLEGHLFIENLSIIKRKKFEKEWKKKLKANK
- a CDS encoding YifB family Mg chelatase-like AAA ATPase, translated to MKIVKSATLNEIEACEVNVEVTFTKGLPSFTIVGMISTAINESKDRVKSALLTNEFNFPPKKITVNLSPSEIKKSGTHFDLPIALLISLYDEKSVSFKDFHIFGELSLNGEIKDSSAIFPIILSLTKTNKIKNVVVCEESAKKISKIPNINIYKVKNLKDAIEFFKSSDKSRFLYERENFIHNKITINGIDYFYMNEYLEDFNDIKGQQSAKRAAQIAAAGNHNIILVGSPGCGKTMIAKRLPYIMAPMSLEEILEIAKMQALELKEPDFKPIRARRSPHCSSSKVSILGGNSLGEIALANNGLLFFDELPHFSSSILEALREPLQDNRLLVSRANSKVRYETKFLFVGAMNPCPCGMSMSKDNSCRCNELEIKRYKSRLSEPFLDRIDLHVQMSESNMKDEAKQSSKQIHESVIKAFKMQIQRGQKELNGKLSDEEINKFCFVKEEDKEILEKATKNLNLSFRSINNILKVSRTIADLESSEKIQREHLMEALSFRRR